The following is a genomic window from Armatimonadota bacterium.
TGGCTTCGGGTGAGGCGATACGCCCGGTCGCCCTCGCGTGCGCTGCCGTGTTCGTCGTCGGCGTCGCCGACGACGTCCACACGCTGCCGCGCTGGCTCAAGCTCCTGTTGTTTGCAGCGGTCGCCTATTGGGCGCACTCGCTCGGGATCCGCATCGACACGGTCAAGCCGCCGTTCACCACGGCATACGCGAACCTGGGACTGTGGTCGGCCCCGGTGACCGTGATCTGGCTGCTCGGCGTGATGTGGGCCATCGCGCTCAGCCGCCGAGTACCGGGCCTCACCCCGGGGCTGGTGGCCCTCATATCACTGACGTTCGCCGCGGCTGCGGGAATCGCGCCGGGCAGCCCGAGGGCGGTCACGGTAGCGATTACGTTCCCCCTGGCCGGCGCGGCGCTCGGTTATCTGCGCTATGAGCTGCCGCCGGCGCGGATGATGCTCGGCAGCAGCGGACACTATGCGCTCGGCTTCGCGCTCGCCGCCGTGAGCGTCATCGGCGCGCTCAAGAACACCGCCTTTCTCGTTGTCGGGCTGCCGTTGCTGGTGCTGGCGGTGCCGCTGCTCAATACGACCTATGCGGCGGTGTACGCGTCTCGCCGCGGCCGCGCAGCTTTCACCATCGCGCCGCGCGCGGAATACCTGCACCAGATCATGCTCCGCGAGGGCGTGCGCTTGCGCCACGTCGTGCTCTTGTTCTACATGATGACGGCATACCTGTGCCTCGTGGGTCTGATCCTTGTCGTCGTCATCGAGGTGTCGTTCCTGGTCAAGTTCGCGCTGCTGGCGGTTCTGGTCGCCATCGGGCTGGTTGGATTCTATGTCACGGCGCGAGTTCTCTCGCATCCCGACGCAGTCGGGCACAGCGCCGTCGAGCTCCTGGGCGTGGCGGTGCATCGCACCGACGTCGCCGGCGCGCTGCATCGCATAACGCAGTTCGTCGAGGAAGGCGCGCCGCATCATGTCGTGACTCCGGATTCCTCGGCACTGGTGCGCGCTCAGGAGGACCCGGAGTTGATGGATATTCTGCGCTCGGCCGACCTCGTCACCGCCGATGGCGCCGGCGTCGTGTGGATGGCCAAGGTGCTGGGCTTGCCGCTGTGGGAGCGCGTCTCGGGCGTGGATCTGATGGATCACATCTGCGAACTCGCCGCGGAGAAGCGCTACTCCGTTTACCTGCTCGGGGCCGCGCCCGGCGTCGCCAAAGCCGCCGCGCAGAAGCTTCAGGAGTGTTACCCGGGCCTGACCGTGGCGGGCACGACGCACGGCTATTTCAACGAGACTCAGGAGTCGCAGGTGGTGCACCGCATCGCCGAGGCGAAGCCGGACATCCTCTTCGTGGCGCTCGGCGTGCCGAAACAGGAGAAATGGATCCGGCGCCATCTCGACGATCTCAAAGCGCCGGTGGCGATCGGCGTCGGCGGCAGCTTCGACGTCATCTCGGGGCGCGTGAGGCGAGCGCCCGCGTTTATGCGGCGGTGGGGCTTGGA
Proteins encoded in this region:
- a CDS encoding WecB/TagA/CpsF family glycosyltransferase, with amino-acid sequence MLALGNVPPLVIGLAAAALGYALPAIWLRVTARRWRKAPHSRTVRIVSGAGVFAAFVVPLVVLASGEAIRPVALACAAVFVVGVADDVHTLPRWLKLLLFAAVAYWAHSLGIRIDTVKPPFTTAYANLGLWSAPVTVIWLLGVMWAIALSRRVPGLTPGLVALISLTFAAAAGIAPGSPRAVTVAITFPLAGAALGYLRYELPPARMMLGSSGHYALGFALAAVSVIGALKNTAFLVVGLPLLVLAVPLLNTTYAAVYASRRGRAAFTIAPRAEYLHQIMLREGVRLRHVVLLFYMMTAYLCLVGLILVVVIEVSFLVKFALLAVLVAIGLVGFYVTARVLSHPDAVGHSAVELLGVAVHRTDVAGALHRITQFVEEGAPHHVVTPDSSALVRAQEDPELMDILRSADLVTADGAGVVWMAKVLGLPLWERVSGVDLMDHICELAAEKRYSVYLLGAAPGVAKAAAQKLQECYPGLTVAGTTHGYFNETQESQVVHRIAEAKPDILFVALGVPKQEKWIRRHLDDLKAPVAIGVGGSFDVISGRVRRAPAFMRRWGLEWLWRTLWQPSRLPRLAALPRFVWMAAADRIRRRGQAGRPGQSAPPG